A region of Mesorhizobium sp. M3A.F.Ca.ET.080.04.2.1 DNA encodes the following proteins:
- a CDS encoding PAS domain-containing protein codes for MNQNGSITLFQYWNQLRDGRPAPKRSEVEPADIKSLLADTFILERDTRGEAVFRLAGTRLCACYGRELKGFSFPSLWRDKDQRLVSRLIHGVFDQKTALLLTYEGFSRNGRSNKFELLALPLDGGVENPRCLGIVSAAERPFWLGADPLGDALIDSIRVIDPDKEPMFLKNRPAIEVPSLVPSDFDVPETISALGRARRIRHLVVLDGGREE; via the coding sequence ATGAATCAGAACGGATCAATCACGCTGTTCCAATATTGGAACCAGCTGCGTGATGGCCGCCCTGCCCCGAAACGTTCGGAAGTGGAGCCGGCGGACATCAAGTCGCTTCTGGCCGATACATTCATCCTGGAGCGCGACACTCGAGGCGAAGCCGTGTTCCGGCTCGCCGGCACCAGGCTTTGCGCCTGTTACGGTCGCGAGCTCAAGGGATTTTCCTTTCCTTCACTATGGCGCGACAAGGATCAGCGGCTGGTGTCGCGGCTCATCCACGGCGTCTTCGACCAGAAGACCGCCCTGCTGCTAACCTACGAAGGATTCAGCAGAAATGGTCGCTCCAACAAATTCGAGCTGCTTGCTCTGCCTCTCGACGGCGGCGTCGAGAACCCGCGCTGCCTCGGGATCGTCAGCGCTGCGGAACGGCCCTTCTGGCTGGGCGCGGACCCGCTCGGCGATGCCCTGATCGATTCGATCCGGGTCATCGATCCCGACAAGGAACCGATGTTCCTGAAAAACCGGCCGGCAATCGAGGTGCCTTCGCTCGTGCCATCGGATTTCGATGTTCCCGAAACCATCTCGGCGCTTGGCCGGGCGCGCCGAATCCGCCACCTCGTCGTGCTCGACGGAGGCCGGGAGGAATAG
- a CDS encoding PilZ domain-containing protein, with the protein MRSAAVDYAPSRAERRNFQRVRVKIYGRFMLEDRTEHPCQVIDMSPGNVALRTERIGMPGEKVIAYIDHIGRIEGIVTRTSADGFAMTVIASDRKKDKLAAQLTWLANKHELDLPEDRRHERVAPRNPMSVLQLTDGRQYQCRIIDLSLSGAAIEIDVKPALGVQVMLGTMRGQVVRHFEDGVAIEFAVIQRPETLDSEFNTPRA; encoded by the coding sequence ATGAGGTCAGCGGCGGTAGATTACGCGCCGTCCCGGGCTGAACGGCGCAATTTCCAGCGCGTCCGGGTGAAGATCTACGGGCGTTTCATGCTGGAAGACCGCACGGAGCATCCCTGCCAGGTGATCGACATGTCGCCTGGCAATGTCGCCTTGCGCACCGAGCGCATCGGCATGCCTGGCGAGAAGGTGATCGCCTATATCGACCATATCGGGCGCATCGAAGGCATCGTCACGCGCACTTCGGCGGACGGTTTCGCGATGACCGTCATCGCTTCCGACCGCAAGAAAGACAAGCTCGCGGCGCAACTCACCTGGCTCGCCAACAAGCATGAGCTTGATCTGCCGGAAGACCGCCGTCACGAGCGCGTGGCGCCGCGCAATCCGATGAGCGTCTTGCAGCTTACCGACGGTCGCCAATATCAGTGCCGCATCATCGACCTGTCGCTGTCGGGGGCGGCGATCGAAATCGACGTCAAGCCGGCGCTTGGCGTTCAGGTGATGCTCGGAACGATGCGCGGCCAGGTGGTGCGTCATTTCGAGGATGGCGTCGCCATCGAGTTCGCGGTCATCCAGCGGCCTGAAACACTGGACTCCGAATTCAACACGCCGCGCGCCTGA
- a CDS encoding transglutaminase-like cysteine peptidase → MRMTRGKLLLLAMAMQLFAWGTASAGPVFMHTGGRTTQPVGHYEFCRRIPAECNERTAKGPPVELTRKLWATMISVNNSVNTRVKPRTDMEIYGVEEYWAYPDNGFGDCEDYALEKRRELMAAGVPAGDLLMTVVRQPNGDGHAVLTMRTSLGEFVLDNLEPKVLAWNNTVYTYLKRQSTENSGVWVTINDGREDAVASVR, encoded by the coding sequence ATGAGAATGACGAGGGGCAAGCTGTTGCTCTTGGCAATGGCGATGCAGCTTTTCGCCTGGGGGACGGCAAGCGCAGGACCGGTTTTCATGCATACGGGTGGCCGCACGACTCAACCGGTGGGACACTATGAATTCTGCCGGCGCATTCCTGCCGAATGCAACGAAAGGACCGCGAAGGGGCCGCCGGTCGAGCTGACGCGCAAGCTGTGGGCGACGATGATCAGCGTCAACAATTCCGTCAACACCCGGGTCAAGCCGCGCACGGATATGGAGATCTACGGCGTCGAGGAATACTGGGCCTATCCCGACAATGGCTTTGGCGACTGCGAGGACTATGCGCTGGAGAAGCGCCGCGAACTGATGGCTGCCGGTGTCCCCGCCGGCGACCTGCTGATGACGGTGGTGCGCCAGCCGAATGGCGACGGACACGCGGTGCTGACGATGCGCACCAGCCTCGGCGAGTTCGTGCTCGACAATCTCGAGCCCAAGGTGCTGGCCTGGAACAACACCGTCTACACCTATCTCAAACGTCAATCGACCGAGAATTCGGGCGTTTGGGTCACGATCAACGACGGCCGCGAGGATGCCGTCGCCAGCGTTCGCTAG
- a CDS encoding ankyrin repeat domain-containing protein, protein MLEIPDDRCERHRLFKAIDDAFKTGDFDGLGRALGGSPRWYDERMPFELGLGHPLEYAVYWSPLAFIATLLDAGSNPNYEDHAGFPSIIAALSTERPDKHDIVRMLIDHGADPNMRGVNDWTPLHYAVSLRDAEAIRLLLVSGADPSLRTRIDDCATALQGADEAGFEAGASLLRAAMNERSSGTLKRRSQRES, encoded by the coding sequence ATGCTGGAAATCCCTGACGATCGCTGCGAACGTCATCGCCTTTTCAAGGCCATAGACGACGCGTTCAAGACGGGCGATTTCGATGGGCTTGGCAGAGCGCTTGGCGGCTCCCCGCGCTGGTACGATGAGAGAATGCCGTTCGAGCTCGGCCTTGGCCATCCGCTCGAATATGCGGTCTACTGGAGCCCGCTCGCCTTCATCGCGACCTTGCTCGATGCCGGTTCGAACCCGAATTACGAGGATCATGCCGGCTTTCCGTCGATCATTGCGGCGCTGTCGACAGAGCGGCCGGACAAGCACGACATCGTCCGCATGCTGATCGACCATGGCGCGGATCCCAACATGCGCGGCGTGAACGACTGGACGCCCTTGCATTATGCGGTGTCGCTGCGCGACGCCGAGGCGATCCGCCTGCTCCTGGTATCGGGCGCGGATCCTTCGCTTAGAACTCGCATCGACGACTGTGCAACTGCGCTGCAAGGCGCTGACGAGGCGGGTTTTGAAGCCGGAGCGTCACTTCTGCGTGCGGCGATGAACGAGCGCAGTTCGGGTACTCTGAAGCGGCGTTCCCAGCGCGAGAGCTGA
- a CDS encoding gamma carbonic anhydrase family protein: MPVYSIDGRAPQFEDVETNWIAPDATLIGDVRVGRNAGFWFGAVIRGDNEPIIIGADTNVQEHTVMHTDPGFALTIGQGCTIGHRALLHGCTIGDNSLIGMGAIVLNGARIGSNSLVGAGALVTEKKVFPDNSLIVGSPARVVRELDAAAIARLRGSAAHYVANGKRFKAGLKAV, encoded by the coding sequence ATGCCGGTCTATTCGATCGATGGCAGAGCGCCTCAATTCGAGGATGTTGAAACCAACTGGATCGCGCCGGACGCCACGTTGATCGGCGATGTCAGGGTTGGTCGCAACGCCGGCTTCTGGTTCGGTGCGGTCATCCGGGGCGACAACGAGCCGATCATTATCGGCGCCGACACCAATGTGCAGGAACATACGGTCATGCACACCGATCCCGGCTTTGCTCTGACGATCGGGCAGGGCTGCACGATCGGCCATCGCGCTCTGCTGCATGGCTGCACCATCGGCGACAACAGCCTGATCGGCATGGGCGCCATCGTGCTCAACGGGGCAAGGATCGGCAGCAATTCGCTGGTCGGCGCCGGCGCTCTCGTCACCGAAAAAAAGGTTTTCCCGGACAATTCGCTGATTGTCGGCTCGCCCGCGCGCGTCGTCAGGGAACTGGACGCTGCAGCGATCGCCCGGCTGCGCGGCTCGGCCGCCCACTATGTCGCCAACGGCAAACGCTTCAAGGCAGGGCTGAAGGCGGTCTGA
- a CDS encoding FAD-dependent oxidoreductase, translating to MNVIVVGAGIAGLSTAWSLVKAGHSVSIVEQGPIPNPLAASGDHHRIIRRAYRAGTGYGQLISEAYEAWNELWTDLGESHLDPRGFLCISCEPGDKAEEYREGMEEGNYPYDLFEPEAAVERWPFLEPGGFRYVFFSPDGGALHCRKIASGLAAWLLANRANVYEKSKVVQVDAEAGRITLAGGETMQADRIVVTAGAWVLKLFPELGGELRTYRTALAYVDPPADLKAAWEVAPMILTGGTTDGYMIPLTRGAGMKFGSGLHKVPTSDADWNRQPVPGEGEVIRNLFSPPIARITEYKVTEVVTCAYTFTEDEKFLAYEKGKCLVVSACSGHGYKFGASVGRRVAKAVRDGDVAGLKRWLRAETA from the coding sequence ATGAATGTGATCGTGGTTGGCGCGGGCATCGCGGGGCTTTCCACCGCCTGGTCGCTGGTCAAGGCCGGCCACAGCGTCTCGATCGTCGAGCAGGGACCGATCCCAAATCCGTTGGCGGCCTCCGGCGATCATCACCGCATCATCCGCCGCGCCTACCGCGCCGGCACCGGTTACGGCCAGCTCATCAGCGAAGCCTATGAGGCGTGGAATGAGCTCTGGACGGATCTCGGCGAAAGCCACCTCGACCCGCGCGGTTTTCTCTGCATCTCGTGCGAGCCTGGCGACAAGGCGGAGGAATATCGTGAGGGCATGGAAGAAGGGAACTATCCGTACGACCTGTTCGAGCCGGAAGCTGCCGTCGAACGCTGGCCATTCCTGGAGCCGGGGGGATTCCGCTATGTCTTTTTCTCGCCAGATGGCGGAGCCTTGCACTGCCGCAAGATCGCATCGGGCCTTGCCGCCTGGCTGCTCGCCAATCGCGCCAATGTCTATGAGAAGAGCAAGGTGGTCCAAGTCGACGCGGAGGCCGGCCGCATCACGCTTGCCGGCGGTGAGACGATGCAGGCCGACAGGATCGTCGTTACCGCTGGCGCCTGGGTGCTGAAGCTGTTTCCGGAACTGGGCGGCGAACTGCGGACCTATCGCACGGCGCTCGCCTATGTGGACCCGCCGGCCGACCTCAAGGCCGCGTGGGAGGTCGCGCCCATGATCCTCACCGGTGGTACCACCGACGGCTACATGATCCCGCTGACGCGCGGCGCCGGCATGAAGTTCGGCTCCGGCCTGCACAAGGTGCCGACCAGCGACGCCGACTGGAACCGCCAGCCGGTGCCGGGCGAGGGCGAGGTGATCCGCAACCTGTTCTCGCCACCGATCGCCCGCATCACGGAATACAAGGTGACCGAGGTCGTCACCTGCGCCTACACATTTACCGAGGACGAGAAATTCCTGGCTTACGAGAAGGGCAAATGCCTGGTCGTCTCGGCCTGCTCGGGCCATGGCTACAAGTTCGGCGCGAGCGTCGGCCGGCGTGTGGCGAAGGCCGTGCGCGACGGCGACGTGGCTGGCCTGAAGCGATGGCTGCGGGCTGAAACAGCTTGA
- a CDS encoding cytochrome P450: MTDLMPPYLAFDPARSRLRLEPHEPGFVQNPYEAYAFLHGASNAFFWEDYGYWCFGGFDDVNRLLRDRRFGRQNPAGIPDSRGVGDDRSHLAAFDAIEANSMLELEPPVHTRLRTLVNRAFVSRQVERLRPRIETLANQLIDRFEPGGVDLLPSYASPLPITIIAEMLGVPVEMGPQLLDWSHRMVAMYMHGRTREVEDTANRAGREFATFLRGYVAERRRKPGDDLLSLLIEAQDNGQKLSEDELVSSAILLLNAGHEATVHQTGNAVRSILAQGGDPRRFFSTPEANAATVEECLRFDAPLHMFLRYAYEEMEVAPGILLKPGEKIALLLGMANHDPLAFAEPARFNPMRTDQKNVSFGAGIHFCIGAPLARLELQVSLKTLFDRLPKLRLADTPRFRDTYHFHGLETLAVGY, encoded by the coding sequence ATGACCGATTTGATGCCTCCTTATCTCGCCTTTGATCCAGCCAGGAGCCGCCTGCGCCTCGAACCGCACGAGCCGGGATTCGTGCAGAACCCATACGAGGCCTATGCCTTCCTGCACGGGGCCTCGAACGCTTTCTTCTGGGAGGACTACGGCTACTGGTGTTTTGGCGGTTTCGACGACGTCAACCGGCTGCTGCGCGACCGCCGCTTCGGACGCCAGAACCCGGCCGGCATTCCCGACAGCCGTGGGGTCGGCGATGATCGTTCACACCTCGCGGCTTTCGATGCGATCGAGGCCAATTCAATGCTGGAACTCGAGCCGCCGGTGCATACGAGGCTGCGGACATTGGTCAACCGCGCCTTCGTCTCGCGCCAGGTCGAGCGGCTGCGACCACGCATCGAGACCTTGGCCAACCAACTGATCGACCGGTTCGAGCCTGGCGGCGTCGACCTTCTGCCGTCCTACGCCTCGCCCCTGCCGATCACCATCATCGCCGAAATGCTCGGCGTCCCGGTGGAGATGGGCCCGCAACTGCTCGACTGGTCGCATCGGATGGTCGCCATGTACATGCATGGCCGCACGCGCGAGGTCGAGGACACTGCCAACCGCGCCGGCCGCGAGTTTGCGACGTTCCTGCGCGGCTATGTCGCCGAGCGGCGCAGGAAACCGGGTGACGATCTGCTGTCGCTGCTGATCGAGGCGCAGGACAATGGCCAGAAGCTTTCCGAAGACGAGCTGGTTTCCTCGGCGATCCTGCTGCTCAACGCCGGGCACGAGGCTACCGTGCATCAGACCGGCAACGCGGTGCGTTCAATCCTGGCGCAGGGCGGCGACCCGCGTCGCTTCTTCTCTACGCCGGAAGCAAACGCAGCCACTGTCGAGGAATGCCTGCGCTTCGATGCGCCGCTGCACATGTTCCTGCGCTACGCCTATGAAGAGATGGAGGTTGCTCCGGGCATCTTGCTCAAGCCCGGCGAGAAGATCGCGCTGCTGCTCGGCATGGCCAACCATGACCCTCTGGCGTTTGCCGAGCCGGCCAGGTTCAACCCGATGCGCACGGACCAGAAGAACGTCTCCTTCGGCGCCGGCATCCATTTCTGCATCGGCGCTCCGCTGGCGCGGCTCGAACTGCAGGTGTCATTGAAAACGCTGTTTGACCGGCTGCCAAAGCTGCGTCTGGCGGACACGCCGCGCTTCCGCGACACCTATCACTTTCATGGGCTGGAAACGCTGGCTGTCGGCTACTGA
- a CDS encoding cupin domain-containing protein, giving the protein MAAFLEVNTETVVPEVGAPAPDRLISGDPKFRTWNVEERDGSLYAGIWEATPGKWRIAYDEWEFCHILSGVSVITENGGEARTVRAGDSFVLRPGFQGTWEVLETTRKEYVIKL; this is encoded by the coding sequence ATGGCGGCCTTCCTTGAAGTCAATACCGAAACCGTGGTGCCGGAGGTCGGCGCTCCGGCGCCGGACCGGTTGATCTCCGGGGACCCAAAGTTCCGCACCTGGAATGTCGAAGAACGGGACGGCAGTCTTTATGCCGGCATCTGGGAAGCGACGCCCGGCAAATGGCGCATCGCCTATGACGAATGGGAGTTCTGCCACATCCTGTCGGGCGTATCGGTGATCACTGAAAATGGCGGCGAGGCGCGCACCGTGCGCGCCGGCGACAGTTTCGTGCTGAGGCCCGGGTTCCAGGGCACCTGGGAAGTGCTCGAGACGACCCGCAAGGAATATGTGATCAAACTCTAA
- a CDS encoding O-acetylhomoserine aminocarboxypropyltransferase: MTRTPGFNTLAVHAGAKPDPATGARATPIYQTTSYVFDDADHAASLFGLKAFGNIYTRIMNPTQAVLEERLAALEGGTAALAVASGHAAQVLVFHNLMQPGDNFIAANKLYGGSINQFGHAFKNYGWEVRWADVNDLSTFETQIDDRTKAIFIESLANPGGIFVDIEKIGDVARRHGLPLIVDNTLASPYLVRPIEHGADIVVHSLTKFIGGHGNSIGGAIVDGGTFDWSKSGKYPMLSEPRPEYGGLVLHETFGNFAFAIAARVLGLRDIGPAISPFNAFLILTGLETLPLRMQRHCDNAVSVAAWLSNHPKIAWVNYPGLPSDKNNALQKKYSPQGAGAVFTFGLKGGYEAGVKFVEALELLSHLANVGDTKSLVIHPASTTHRQLSDEQKIKAGAGPDTVRLSIGIEDVNDIVADLEQALDKV, translated from the coding sequence ATGACCCGTACGCCCGGTTTCAATACGCTCGCCGTTCACGCCGGCGCCAAGCCGGATCCGGCGACCGGCGCGCGTGCCACACCGATTTATCAGACCACCTCCTATGTCTTCGACGATGCCGATCACGCCGCCTCGCTGTTCGGGCTGAAGGCCTTCGGCAATATCTACACCCGCATCATGAACCCGACGCAGGCTGTTCTCGAGGAACGCCTTGCTGCGCTCGAGGGCGGGACCGCGGCGCTTGCGGTTGCCTCCGGCCACGCCGCACAGGTGCTCGTCTTCCATAACCTGATGCAGCCGGGCGACAATTTCATCGCAGCCAACAAGCTTTATGGCGGTTCGATCAACCAGTTTGGCCACGCCTTCAAGAATTATGGCTGGGAGGTCCGCTGGGCCGACGTCAACGATCTCTCGACCTTCGAGACCCAGATCGATGACAGAACCAAGGCGATCTTCATCGAAAGCCTCGCCAATCCCGGCGGCATCTTCGTCGATATCGAGAAGATCGGCGATGTCGCGCGCAGACACGGCCTGCCGCTGATCGTCGACAACACGCTTGCCTCGCCCTATCTGGTGCGGCCGATCGAGCACGGCGCCGACATCGTGGTGCATTCGTTGACCAAGTTCATCGGCGGCCACGGCAATTCGATCGGCGGCGCCATCGTCGACGGCGGCACGTTCGACTGGTCCAAGTCCGGGAAATACCCGATGCTGTCGGAGCCGCGCCCCGAATATGGCGGCCTCGTGCTGCACGAGACCTTCGGCAACTTCGCCTTTGCCATCGCCGCGCGCGTGCTCGGCCTGCGCGACATCGGCCCGGCGATCTCGCCCTTCAACGCCTTTCTGATCCTGACAGGTCTTGAAACGCTGCCGCTGCGCATGCAGCGCCATTGCGACAACGCAGTGAGCGTCGCCGCCTGGCTTTCGAACCATCCGAAGATCGCGTGGGTGAACTATCCCGGACTGCCGAGCGACAAGAACAACGCGCTGCAGAAGAAATACTCGCCGCAGGGCGCCGGCGCCGTGTTCACCTTCGGCCTCAAGGGCGGATACGAGGCCGGCGTCAAGTTCGTCGAGGCGCTCGAACTGCTTTCGCACCTGGCCAATGTCGGCGACACCAAGTCGCTGGTCATCCATCCGGCCTCGACCACGCATCGTCAGCTTTCCGACGAGCAGAAGATCAAGGCCGGCGCTGGACCGGACACGGTTCGGCTGTCGATCGGCATCGAAGACGTCAACGACATCGTCGCCGATCTCGAGCAGGCGCTCGACAAGGTCTGA
- a CDS encoding CoA-binding protein, producing MNHDAYDNNYIAGILNSVKTIAMVGASPNDVRPSYFVLKYLLAKGFSVFPINPGHAGKQILGRTVYASLADLPQPVDMIDIFRGSAAIPGIVDQVLRLDPLPKVIWMQLGVRHDEAAARAEAAGIKVVMNRCPKIEYGKLSGEIGWTGVNSGVLSSKKPLMRQGFQSFGVRQK from the coding sequence ATGAACCATGACGCGTACGACAACAATTACATTGCCGGTATCCTCAACTCGGTAAAGACGATCGCCATGGTCGGCGCATCGCCCAACGATGTGCGGCCGAGCTATTTCGTGCTGAAATATCTGCTGGCGAAGGGTTTTTCGGTATTCCCGATCAACCCTGGTCATGCCGGCAAGCAGATCCTGGGCCGCACCGTCTATGCCAGCCTGGCAGACCTGCCGCAGCCGGTGGACATGATCGACATTTTTCGCGGCTCGGCGGCAATTCCGGGCATCGTCGACCAGGTGCTGAGACTCGATCCGCTGCCGAAGGTCATCTGGATGCAGCTTGGCGTGCGCCATGACGAGGCGGCCGCTCGCGCCGAGGCCGCCGGCATCAAGGTGGTGATGAACCGCTGTCCGAAGATCGAATATGGCAAGCTGTCAGGCGAGATCGGCTGGACCGGCGTCAATTCCGGCGTGCTGTCGTCGAAGAAGCCCCTGATGCGACAGGGCTTTCAGAGCTTCGGCGTGCGACAGAAGTAG
- a CDS encoding AAA family ATPase, producing MPARKQLTRLKAPYLKRILLEPSRVADWDRYPWNLPIFQSREFEFEFSTAITIIVGENGTGKSTLLEAIGALAGYDEAGGGKGYRPVDHSTAIDKSGAALADTFRAHWLPKVTAGWFFRAESFYSVARYLDQAALDSGGAPPDFLSWSHGEGFIRFFQERCRRQGIYILDEPESALSPTRQIELLKLLQRMEQSGTAQVIMATHSPLLMACPNARLFRVTRFGLDPTDFGDTDHFRMMRDFCSDPAAFLAEALYEDEP from the coding sequence GTGCCTGCCCGCAAGCAACTGACACGGCTGAAAGCGCCCTATCTGAAACGCATCCTGCTCGAGCCGTCGCGGGTGGCCGATTGGGACCGATACCCCTGGAATCTTCCAATCTTTCAGAGCCGTGAGTTCGAGTTCGAATTCTCGACCGCCATCACTATCATCGTCGGCGAGAACGGCACCGGTAAATCGACGCTGCTGGAAGCGATTGGTGCTTTGGCCGGTTACGACGAAGCCGGCGGCGGCAAGGGCTACAGGCCGGTCGACCATTCCACCGCCATCGACAAGAGCGGCGCCGCACTCGCCGATACATTTCGGGCTCATTGGCTGCCGAAGGTCACCGCGGGTTGGTTCTTTCGTGCCGAATCCTTCTACTCCGTCGCCCGCTACCTCGACCAGGCGGCGCTGGATTCTGGCGGGGCACCTCCGGATTTCCTGTCATGGTCGCATGGCGAGGGCTTTATCCGATTCTTCCAGGAGCGCTGCCGCCGGCAGGGCATCTACATCCTCGACGAGCCCGAAAGCGCGCTCTCACCGACGCGCCAGATCGAGTTGCTCAAGCTGCTCCAACGGATGGAGCAGTCCGGCACCGCACAGGTGATCATGGCCACGCACTCGCCGTTGCTGATGGCCTGTCCGAATGCGCGGCTCTTCCGCGTCACCCGCTTCGGCCTTGATCCGACCGATTTTGGAGACACCGATCATTTTCGCATGATGCGCGACTTCTGCAGCGATCCGGCTGCCTTTCTCGCCGAAGCGCTGTATGAGGACGAGCCATGA
- a CDS encoding enoyl-CoA hydratase produces MAEIVAMKPAAVDGSVLVSRDNGVLRLTLASPPANALSLATMAALQAEFDCVKADKSVRVIILAASGKVFCAGHDLKEMTAHRADADRGRAFFEQTFAACAGLMQTIVRHPKPVIAEVDGLATAAGLQLVASCDLAIASHEATFCTPGVNIGLFCSTPMVALSRNVSRKQAMEMLLTGETIDAATAKEFGLVNRIVPREYLNQIVNKYAQTIASKSSLVVKTGKETFYAQAEMGLSDAYAYAGRVMVENMLARDAEEGIGAFIGKRKPEWTDE; encoded by the coding sequence GTGGCTGAAATCGTCGCCATGAAGCCGGCCGCCGTCGATGGTTCGGTTCTTGTCAGCCGGGACAATGGCGTATTGCGCCTCACGCTTGCCAGTCCGCCGGCCAATGCGCTGTCCTTGGCGACGATGGCGGCGCTGCAAGCCGAATTCGATTGCGTGAAGGCCGACAAATCCGTTCGGGTCATCATACTGGCGGCGTCCGGCAAGGTTTTCTGCGCCGGCCACGACCTCAAGGAAATGACCGCGCACCGCGCCGACGCCGATCGCGGCCGCGCCTTCTTCGAACAGACCTTCGCCGCCTGTGCGGGTTTGATGCAGACGATCGTTCGTCATCCGAAGCCGGTGATCGCCGAGGTCGATGGTCTTGCCACGGCGGCCGGGCTGCAGCTTGTCGCCAGCTGCGACCTTGCCATTGCCTCGCATGAGGCGACCTTCTGCACGCCGGGTGTGAACATCGGCCTTTTCTGCTCGACGCCGATGGTGGCACTGTCGCGCAACGTTTCGCGCAAGCAGGCGATGGAGATGCTGCTCACCGGCGAGACGATCGATGCCGCGACCGCCAAGGAATTCGGCCTGGTCAACCGCATCGTGCCGCGCGAATATCTGAATCAGATTGTCAACAAATACGCGCAAACCATTGCCTCAAAATCATCTTTGGTGGTCAAGACTGGCAAGGAAACCTTCTACGCCCAGGCCGAAATGGGGCTGTCCGACGCCTATGCCTACGCCGGCCGCGTGATGGTGGAGAACATGCTGGCGCGTGACGCGGAGGAAGGCATCGGCGCCTTCATCGGCAAGCGCAAGCCAGAATGGACCGATGAATAG
- a CDS encoding PaaI family thioesterase, which yields MPAQTNLKPVLTATEVNRLMASVYPQLNDQFSFYEALEVFPGGCTVRLNADDRHLRPGGTVSGPSLFTLADIGGYVCVLSHAGPDALSVTTNLNINFMRKAEAGPIDGHCRILKLGKSLMVFDIDMVAGPDRHTVAHATGTYSIPPKRASP from the coding sequence ATGCCTGCCCAAACCAATCTGAAGCCGGTGCTCACCGCGACGGAGGTCAACCGGCTGATGGCAAGCGTCTATCCGCAGCTCAACGACCAGTTCTCCTTCTATGAGGCGCTGGAGGTTTTTCCCGGCGGCTGCACCGTGCGGCTCAATGCCGACGACCGGCATCTGCGTCCTGGCGGCACTGTGTCCGGTCCGTCCCTGTTCACGCTGGCGGACATCGGCGGCTATGTCTGTGTGCTATCTCATGCCGGTCCGGATGCGCTTTCGGTGACCACCAACCTCAACATCAATTTCATGCGTAAGGCAGAGGCCGGTCCGATCGACGGCCATTGCCGCATCCTCAAGCTCGGCAAGAGCCTGATGGTGTTCGATATTGACATGGTCGCCGGCCCGGACCGGCACACAGTGGCGCATGCCACAGGCACCTATTCGATCCCGCCGAAGCGAGCGTCACCCTAG
- the rplM gene encoding 50S ribosomal protein L13, with translation MATFSQKPADVVKKWVLIDAEGLVVGRLATVIANHLRGKHKPTFTPHVDDGDNVIVINADKVVFTGKKYTDKVYYWHTGHPGGIKERTARQLLEGRFPERVVEKAVERMIPRGPLGRRQMKNLRVYAGAEHPHTAQQPVTLDVAKLNSKNKRAS, from the coding sequence ATGGCTACCTTTTCGCAGAAGCCTGCGGATGTGGTGAAGAAGTGGGTGCTGATCGACGCCGAAGGTCTCGTCGTCGGCCGCCTCGCCACTGTCATCGCCAACCATCTGCGCGGCAAGCACAAGCCCACCTTCACCCCCCATGTCGACGACGGCGACAACGTCATCGTGATCAACGCCGACAAGGTGGTGTTCACCGGCAAGAAGTACACCGACAAGGTCTACTACTGGCACACGGGCCACCCCGGCGGCATCAAGGAGCGCACCGCGCGCCAGTTGCTCGAGGGCCGTTTCCCCGAGCGCGTCGTCGAGAAGGCCGTCGAGCGCATGATTCCGCGCGGCCCGCTTGGCCGCCGCCAGATGAAGAATCTTCGCGTCTATGCAGGCGCCGAGCATCCGCACACCGCCCAGCAGCCCGTCACGCTCGACGTGGCAAAGCTGAACTCCAAGAACAAGAGGGCCTCGTAA
- the rpsI gene encoding 30S ribosomal protein S9, whose translation MAELSSLAELGTVTTAAQPAAPVHVQKLDKSGRAYATGKRKNAIARVWVKPGSGKIIVNDKEFASYFARPVLQMILNQPIVAANRAGQYDIVATVIGGGLSGQAGAVRHGISKALTYYEPALRSVLKKGGFLTRDSRVVERKKYGKAKARRSFQFSKR comes from the coding sequence ATGGCTGAGCTTTCCTCGCTCGCAGAACTCGGGACTGTCACGACCGCCGCGCAGCCGGCCGCGCCCGTTCATGTCCAGAAGCTCGACAAGTCGGGCCGCGCTTATGCCACCGGCAAGCGCAAGAACGCCATCGCGCGCGTCTGGGTGAAGCCGGGTTCCGGCAAGATCATCGTCAACGACAAGGAATTCGCGAGCTATTTCGCGCGTCCGGTGCTGCAGATGATCCTCAACCAACCGATCGTCGCAGCCAACCGCGCCGGCCAGTACGACATCGTCGCCACCGTCATCGGCGGCGGCCTCTCGGGCCAGGCGGGCGCAGTGCGTCACGGCATCTCCAAGGCGCTGACGTACTACGAGCCGGCGCTGCGCTCCGTGCTCAAGAAGGGCGGATTCCTGACCCGCGACAGCCGCGTCGTCGAGCGCAAGAAGTACGGCAAGGCGAAAGCCCGCCGCAGCTTCCAGTTCTCGAAGCGCTAA